The following proteins come from a genomic window of Phnomibacter ginsenosidimutans:
- a CDS encoding response regulator encodes MRKMGKPINIFIVDDHQIVIDGLRSLLTGVDDFNIVGYTTTPTEAVAAMAQLQPDILLTDVMMPGMTGQQLSKQVRARFPHMKILALSMSGQGDIVDEMINDADINGYVLKNIGKEELQKAILKIAAGGIYFSEEVLKELEKQSHIKKETEEAQLTQREIEIVRLIEKEMGNKEIAEALFISERTVETHRKNIFRKTQTNSVIGLVKYAYEHKLI; translated from the coding sequence ATGCGAAAAATGGGGAAGCCAATCAACATATTCATTGTAGACGATCACCAGATTGTCATCGACGGTTTGCGTTCGTTGCTCACCGGTGTGGATGACTTCAATATTGTAGGCTACACCACCACGCCTACCGAAGCCGTGGCAGCCATGGCCCAATTGCAACCCGATATTTTACTGACCGATGTAATGATGCCCGGCATGACCGGCCAGCAATTGAGCAAGCAGGTGCGGGCCCGTTTTCCGCACATGAAAATACTGGCGCTAAGCATGAGTGGCCAGGGCGACATTGTAGATGAAATGATCAACGATGCCGACATCAATGGCTATGTGCTCAAGAATATTGGCAAAGAAGAATTGCAAAAAGCCATTCTGAAAATTGCAGCCGGCGGCATTTATTTCAGCGAGGAAGTGCTGAAAGAACTGGAGAAACAAAGCCACATAAAAAAGGAAACAGAAGAGGCACAACTAACTCAACGGGAAATAGAAATTGTACGCTTGATAGAAAAAGAAATGGGCAACAAAGAAATTGCCGAAGCCCTCTTTATTTCTGAACGCACAGTAGAAACGCACCGCAAAAACATCTTCCGCAAAACCCAAACCAACAGTGTGATTGGCTTGGTGAAGTATGCTTACGAGCATAAATTAATATAG
- a CDS encoding NAD-dependent epimerase/dehydratase family protein → MSKEKILVIGASGQIGVELTLALRNIYGNANVIASDLREQNPLLEGTGPYVALDVMNKEMLHVQVIRQGITQIYLLAAILSATGEKNPGLAWHLNMQGLLNVLDIAREEKLHKVYWPSSIAVFGPTSPRQNCPQQTIIEPTTVYGISKYAGEFWCDYYFQRYGVDVRSIRYPGLISYKSAPGGGTTDYAVEIFHEALEHKHYDCFLKEDTYLPMMYMPDAIRGTIELMEAPAEKINVRHSYNLSGMSFSPKEIGAEVAKHIDGFTMSYKPDYRQTIADSWPQSIDDSVATRDWGWKPEYDLAAMTADMFANLKK, encoded by the coding sequence ATGTCGAAAGAGAAAATTTTAGTGATAGGGGCCTCTGGCCAAATTGGGGTTGAACTCACGTTGGCCCTGCGCAATATTTACGGTAACGCCAACGTCATTGCCAGCGATTTGCGGGAGCAAAACCCACTGCTGGAAGGTACCGGCCCTTATGTGGCGTTGGATGTAATGAACAAAGAAATGCTGCATGTGCAGGTGATTCGCCAAGGTATTACACAGATTTATTTGCTGGCAGCCATCCTGAGTGCCACAGGTGAAAAAAATCCCGGACTGGCCTGGCATTTAAACATGCAGGGCCTGCTCAATGTGCTCGACATTGCACGGGAAGAAAAATTGCACAAAGTGTACTGGCCTTCTTCCATCGCGGTGTTTGGCCCTACATCGCCCCGGCAAAACTGCCCGCAGCAAACCATTATAGAACCAACCACAGTGTATGGCATCAGCAAGTATGCCGGCGAGTTTTGGTGCGATTATTATTTCCAACGCTACGGTGTAGATGTGCGTAGCATCCGCTATCCCGGCCTCATCAGCTACAAGAGTGCACCGGGTGGCGGCACTACCGATTATGCCGTAGAAATTTTTCATGAAGCTCTAGAGCACAAGCATTACGATTGCTTTTTAAAAGAGGACACCTACCTGCCCATGATGTACATGCCCGATGCCATCAGAGGTACTATTGAACTCATGGAAGCTCCGGCAGAAAAAATCAACGTGCGGCATTCGTACAACCTGAGCGGCATGAGTTTTTCACCCAAAGAAATCGGTGCTGAAGTTGCCAAACACATTGATGGTTTTACCATGTCGTACAAGCCCGACTATCGGCAAACCATTGCGGACAGCTGGCCACAAAGTATTGATGATTCAGTAGCCACCAGAGATTGGGGCTGGAAGCCTGAATACGATTTGGCAGCCATGACGGCGGATATGTTTGCCAACTTGAAAAAGTAA
- the kdsA gene encoding 3-deoxy-8-phosphooctulonate synthase, with the protein MENFLQQLFAQQSYKSNNFFLIAGPCVVESEDLVMEVAETVSGICKKLEIPYVFKASYRKANRTSASSFTGLGDEVGLGLIKKVGDKYQLPTTSDVHAHDECAEAAKYIDILQIPAFLCRQTDLLLAAADTGKIVNVKKGQFLSGPSMKFAVEKIRQAGNDKIMLTERGTTFGYQDLVVDYRNIPWMKEHGTPVIMDCTHSLQQPNQTSGVTGGNPQLIGTVAKAAIATGANGLFIETHPNPAMAKSDGANMLRLDLLEPLLYQLVELRMTIAKLESMS; encoded by the coding sequence ATGGAAAATTTTTTGCAGCAGCTGTTTGCACAGCAATCCTACAAGTCAAATAATTTCTTTTTGATAGCCGGCCCCTGCGTGGTGGAAAGTGAAGATCTGGTAATGGAAGTGGCAGAAACCGTGAGTGGCATTTGCAAAAAACTAGAGATACCCTACGTATTTAAAGCCAGCTACCGCAAAGCCAACCGTACCAGTGCCAGCAGTTTTACTGGTTTGGGCGATGAAGTGGGCTTGGGCCTCATTAAAAAAGTGGGCGACAAATACCAACTGCCTACCACCAGCGATGTGCATGCTCACGATGAATGTGCAGAAGCAGCCAAGTACATCGACATTTTACAAATACCCGCATTCTTGTGCCGCCAAACAGATTTGCTGTTGGCCGCCGCCGATACCGGCAAAATTGTAAACGTGAAGAAAGGGCAATTCCTCAGCGGTCCTTCTATGAAGTTTGCCGTGGAAAAAATCCGTCAGGCGGGAAATGACAAAATCATGCTCACCGAAAGAGGTACCACTTTTGGTTACCAGGATTTGGTGGTAGACTACCGCAATATTCCCTGGATGAAAGAACACGGCACTCCAGTAATAATGGATTGTACGCACAGCCTGCAGCAGCCCAACCAAACCAGCGGCGTTACCGGAGGCAATCCTCAACTGATTGGTACAGTAGCCAAAGCAGCCATTGCCACAGGAGCCAATGGTTTATTTATAGAAACCCACCCCAACCCTGCCATGGCCAAAAGTGATGGTGCCAATATGCTTCGGCTTGATTTGCTGGAGCCTTTGCTGTATCAATTGGTGGAGCTCAGAATGACTATTGCAAAACTGGAAAGCATGTCTTAA
- a CDS encoding T9SS type A sorting domain-containing protein, whose protein sequence is MRVRISFITLFFVFACSVDTLFAQNYGSGNVILVRVGTGLDALSNTGSPVFLDEYTPTGTIVSQTTIPTTANGSQQILILGGTSTTEGMITRSLDGHYLVLAGYNRPLGGVGSLSSTTSASVARSIARIDASKNIDLTTALTDFASAGSPRSAVTSDGTKFWSAGGTNGIRYFTLGSTTSTQISTTITNARVVGVADNRLFVSSATSTYRLGQMGTGLPETAGQTLVNLPGYPSASGSPYQFVFFDLNASEPGPDVLYVADDLSGIQKYSLVAGTWTANGIVGADADDYRGLTGYKNPADNSIVLFATRKGGSGGTGGGELVTLTDNSGYNAAIGSLTPTLLATAALNQAYRGVAMAPEAISLPVDVLSFTASKTSRAHVLAWTTAQENNISRYVVERSQNGQQFTALQALAAKGNQLYNAYQIDDVRPLAGNNFYRLRIEEKDGTVRYSKLVRLQAANNTAGFAVWPNPVQRGAGITVQHPVAKTKATISIYTLEGKMLLQYPVPAEAMQTSLNSQLLVAGLYRLVYNNGTQQTATQISVQ, encoded by the coding sequence ATGCGTGTCCGCATCTCATTCATCACCTTGTTTTTTGTATTCGCTTGTAGCGTTGACACACTGTTTGCACAAAACTATGGATCAGGCAATGTGATTCTGGTTCGGGTTGGTACGGGCCTTGATGCATTGTCTAACACAGGCTCTCCCGTTTTTTTGGATGAATACACGCCAACTGGTACGATTGTTAGTCAAACCACCATTCCTACCACTGCTAACGGAAGCCAGCAAATTTTGATTTTGGGTGGCACCTCTACTACAGAGGGCATGATTACCCGTTCGCTAGATGGCCACTACCTGGTGTTGGCCGGCTATAACAGGCCATTGGGCGGTGTGGGTTCGCTATCCTCTACAACATCAGCCAGCGTAGCCAGAAGTATAGCCCGTATCGACGCATCAAAGAATATCGACCTCACCACAGCACTTACCGATTTTGCATCTGCAGGCAGCCCTAGAAGTGCTGTAACATCAGATGGCACCAAGTTTTGGAGTGCTGGTGGCACCAATGGAATTCGCTATTTTACCTTGGGCAGCACCACTTCAACACAAATTAGTACAACCATCACCAATGCCCGTGTGGTGGGAGTTGCAGATAACCGCTTGTTTGTGAGCAGTGCCACTTCTACTTACCGCTTGGGTCAAATGGGTACTGGCTTGCCGGAAACAGCAGGACAAACTTTGGTTAACCTGCCGGGCTATCCTTCAGCAAGTGGCAGTCCATATCAATTTGTATTCTTCGATTTGAATGCCAGTGAACCCGGACCAGATGTATTATATGTGGCAGATGATTTGTCAGGCATTCAGAAGTATTCATTGGTAGCAGGTACCTGGACAGCGAACGGCATAGTTGGCGCCGATGCAGATGACTACCGAGGTCTTACCGGATACAAAAATCCGGCAGATAACTCAATTGTATTGTTTGCTACCCGCAAAGGTGGTTCCGGTGGTACTGGCGGTGGTGAGTTGGTAACTTTAACGGATAATTCCGGATACAATGCAGCCATTGGTTCGCTTACTCCTACTTTGCTTGCCACTGCAGCACTCAATCAGGCGTATCGTGGCGTTGCCATGGCACCAGAAGCCATTTCATTGCCGGTAGATGTATTGTCTTTCACTGCCAGCAAAACCAGCCGGGCACATGTTTTGGCCTGGACTACGGCTCAGGAAAACAACATCAGCCGTTATGTAGTTGAAAGAAGCCAAAACGGACAACAGTTTACTGCTTTGCAAGCCTTGGCTGCTAAAGGCAATCAGTTGTACAACGCCTATCAAATCGATGATGTAAGGCCATTGGCTGGAAATAATTTCTACCGGCTCCGCATAGAAGAAAAGGACGGCACCGTTCGCTATAGCAAATTGGTTCGCTTACAGGCGGCCAACAATACAGCAGGTTTTGCTGTTTGGCCTAACCCAGTGCAACGTGGGGCCGGCATTACCGTACAGCATCCTGTAGCAAAAACAAAAGCAACCATCAGCATTTATACTTTGGAAGGTAAAATGCTGTTGCAATACCCTGTACCTGCAGAAGCCATGCAAACCAGCCTCAATAGCCAGTTACTGGTAGCCGGATTGTATCGGTTGGTATACAACAACGGCACACAACAAACCGCAACTCAAATTAGTGTCCAATAG
- a CDS encoding ribose-phosphate diphosphokinase yields MSLQARIFSGTGSKYLAEKIAKNFGIELGAVNATRFSDGEIGIEFLESIRGDYVFLVQGTYAPADNLLELLLMIDAARRASAYKVIAVIPYYGYARQDRKDRPRVAIGSKLVANMITAAGADRVITMDLHAPQIQGYFDIPVDHLDSSAVFIPYIEKLGLENLTFAAPDVGSTNRVREVASYFNAEMVICDKHRKRANEIASMTVIGDVMDKDIILIDDICDTGGTLAKAAALLKEKGAKSVRAFCTHPVLSGNAFSNIANSVMEELIVCDTIPLKEGAPDKIKAISVADLFAVAIRNAFENKSIHSLFVHSHRK; encoded by the coding sequence ATGAGCCTTCAGGCACGAATTTTTTCAGGTACTGGTTCGAAGTACTTAGCTGAAAAAATAGCCAAAAATTTCGGCATTGAATTAGGAGCCGTGAACGCAACACGGTTTAGCGATGGCGAAATTGGCATCGAATTTTTAGAAAGCATCCGTGGCGATTATGTGTTTTTGGTGCAGGGCACTTATGCCCCCGCCGACAACCTGCTGGAGCTGTTGCTGATGATTGATGCGGCCCGCCGTGCATCGGCTTACAAAGTGATTGCGGTGATTCCTTACTACGGCTATGCCCGTCAAGACAGGAAAGACCGTCCACGGGTAGCCATCGGCAGCAAGCTGGTCGCCAATATGATTACCGCTGCAGGTGCCGACCGGGTGATTACTATGGACCTGCATGCACCTCAAATTCAGGGTTACTTTGATATTCCAGTAGACCACCTCGATTCTTCTGCAGTGTTCATTCCGTACATCGAAAAACTGGGTTTGGAGAACCTCACTTTTGCTGCACCCGACGTTGGTAGCACCAACCGTGTACGGGAAGTGGCCAGCTACTTCAACGCCGAAATGGTGATTTGCGATAAGCACCGCAAACGGGCTAACGAAATTGCCAGCATGACGGTGATTGGCGATGTAATGGACAAAGACATTATTTTGATTGATGACATCTGCGACACCGGGGGTACCTTGGCAAAGGCAGCGGCATTACTCAAAGAAAAAGGGGCTAAGTCTGTACGTGCATTTTGTACGCATCCTGTGTTGAGTGGCAATGCGTTCAGCAATATTGCCAACAGCGTAATGGAAGAACTGATTGTGTGTGATACCATTCCATTAAAAGAAGGTGCACCCGATAAAATCAAAGCCATTAGTGTGGCCGATTTGTTTGCAGTAGCCATTCGCAACGCCTTCGAAAACAAGAGCATTCACAGCTTGTTTGTACACAGCCACAGAAAGTAA
- the radC gene encoding RadC family protein → MENFNKPHTPIKQWATDDKPREKMLARGADALSATELLAILINNGTRSKSAIDLARELLLLGSNSLSSLAKMSLKDLQKVKGVGPAKAVAIKAALQLGILLEEEALNQLPVLRSSKDIAVYLRKRLQHESRESFIVVYLNKANRVLATEVVSTGGVTGTIADPKIIFKRALELQASHLILSHNHPSGNLRPSEADRKLTDKIKQAARLIDMEVIDHIIVSDQGYYSFADSGDMI, encoded by the coding sequence ATGGAAAATTTCAACAAACCACACACACCCATCAAACAATGGGCGACCGATGATAAACCCCGTGAAAAAATGCTGGCCCGTGGCGCCGATGCACTCAGTGCCACAGAACTCTTGGCCATTCTTATCAACAATGGTACCCGCAGCAAAAGTGCCATCGACCTGGCGAGAGAACTGCTGCTACTCGGCAGCAATAGCCTGAGCAGCCTGGCCAAAATGAGCCTGAAAGATTTACAGAAAGTAAAAGGTGTTGGGCCTGCCAAAGCCGTGGCCATTAAAGCTGCACTTCAATTGGGCATTTTATTGGAAGAAGAGGCATTGAACCAGCTGCCGGTGCTTCGCTCCAGCAAAGACATTGCGGTGTATCTGCGAAAACGCCTACAGCACGAATCGAGAGAATCGTTTATTGTGGTGTACCTCAACAAGGCCAACCGGGTGCTGGCTACCGAAGTGGTGAGTACCGGCGGCGTGACCGGCACCATTGCCGATCCGAAAATCATCTTCAAACGGGCTTTGGAATTGCAGGCTTCTCACCTCATTTTATCGCACAACCATCCCAGTGGCAACCTGCGGCCCAGCGAAGCCGACCGTAAGTTGACTGATAAAATAAAGCAGGCCGCCCGACTGATTGACATGGAAGTGATTGACCACATCATCGTTAGCGATCAGGGCTATTACAGCTTTGCCGATTCGGGGGATATGATATGA
- a CDS encoding DUF3467 domain-containing protein — MSNENPNQLNIEITEEIAEGQYANLAIITHSHAEFVIDFVNVMPGTPKSKVKSRIIMTPQHAKRFMKALAENISRFEDANGDIQDLEQIEVPMNFGGPAAQA, encoded by the coding sequence ATGAGCAACGAGAATCCCAATCAACTGAACATAGAAATTACTGAAGAAATAGCTGAAGGTCAGTACGCCAATCTGGCCATTATTACCCATAGTCATGCAGAGTTTGTGATCGACTTTGTAAATGTGATGCCCGGTACACCTAAAAGCAAGGTGAAAAGCCGCATCATTATGACGCCGCAACATGCCAAGCGTTTCATGAAAGCACTGGCCGAAAACATCAGCCGCTTTGAAGACGCCAATGGTGACATCCAGGACCTGGAGCAAATTGAAGTGCCCATGAACTTTGGTGGTCCCGCTGCCCAAGCATAA
- a CDS encoding ComEA family DNA-binding protein, producing the protein MKRCWLLIVGCMLLLHVQAQVVQQTTVEQQLENLAEADETETEDDSYLQQIQQYSRNPLNMNTAQEADLQVFRFLSELQIQTFLQYRRLNGLLLSVYELQSVPGWDLETIARIRPYISVGPAENLLQNFRKRFTEGNHYILFRVGQTLEKSKGFLPKDTMPPTYLGSQQRLLFRYKYVYKNQLQYGILGEKDPGEQFFKGAQKNGFDFYSMHLFVRNVGVVKQLALGDFTVNLGQGLLVYQSLAFRKSVDVMNIKRQAETFRPYNSPGEVNFMRGAAITVGKEKLQLSVFASRRKVSANAVVDSANFEDYISSILTSGFHRTENELNDRYNITQTATGGRLQYKNKQLMLAANGIHYQLSKPLQKQDEPYNQFAFGGDKLTGMSAEFAYTWRNVHAFGEYAMNPGGGKAYVAGLLTSVDPRLDLSLQVRNIDRNYHSLYANAFTESTTPINERGMFFGASLRPLRTIRIDAYADLYSFPWLKFRVDRPSKGKDYVVQFTWKPNKQVEVYTRYRSETKAINYSNTNLPTALTQDVARQNWRTHAVLKVSPAVTLRARTEMVWYDRKGAQAEEGFLVFADMLYKPMMQPLSLNFRLQYFETDDYNSRLYAFENDVLYSFSIPPFYDKGYRGYFNINYDISKSVTAWFRLARTWYTDRTTVGSGNDEILGNHKTDVRFQVLISL; encoded by the coding sequence ATGAAACGTTGCTGGTTGCTCATAGTAGGTTGTATGCTGCTCTTGCATGTGCAGGCACAGGTAGTGCAACAAACTACGGTGGAGCAACAGTTGGAAAACCTGGCCGAAGCGGATGAAACGGAAACCGAAGACGATTCTTACCTGCAACAAATTCAGCAATACAGCCGCAACCCGCTCAACATGAATACGGCGCAGGAAGCCGACTTGCAGGTATTCCGTTTTTTGAGCGAATTGCAGATACAAACCTTTTTGCAATACCGCCGGCTCAATGGGTTGCTGCTGAGTGTATACGAACTGCAATCCGTGCCCGGTTGGGATTTGGAAACCATTGCCCGCATCCGGCCATACATCAGCGTTGGCCCGGCAGAAAACTTATTGCAAAACTTTCGCAAACGCTTCACGGAAGGCAATCATTATATCTTGTTTCGGGTGGGGCAAACCTTGGAAAAGAGTAAAGGGTTTTTACCAAAAGACACAATGCCGCCAACGTATTTGGGTAGCCAGCAGCGGCTGTTGTTTCGCTACAAATACGTGTACAAAAACCAATTGCAATATGGCATATTGGGAGAGAAGGATCCCGGCGAACAATTCTTTAAAGGAGCTCAGAAAAACGGTTTCGATTTTTACAGCATGCACTTGTTTGTACGCAATGTGGGTGTGGTAAAACAACTGGCCTTGGGCGATTTTACAGTTAACCTTGGGCAGGGTTTGTTAGTCTATCAATCCTTGGCTTTTCGCAAGAGTGTGGATGTAATGAACATCAAACGGCAGGCCGAAACCTTTAGGCCGTACAACAGCCCCGGCGAAGTCAATTTTATGCGGGGTGCCGCCATCACCGTGGGTAAAGAAAAACTGCAGCTGAGTGTGTTTGCTTCCCGCCGAAAAGTATCGGCTAATGCAGTGGTTGATTCTGCCAATTTTGAAGATTACATCAGCAGTATTTTAACCAGCGGCTTTCACCGAACAGAAAATGAGTTGAATGACCGCTACAACATTACGCAAACAGCTACGGGCGGAAGATTGCAATACAAAAACAAACAGCTGATGCTGGCTGCCAATGGTATTCACTACCAGTTGAGCAAGCCATTGCAAAAGCAGGATGAACCTTACAACCAGTTTGCTTTCGGTGGCGATAAACTCACCGGCATGAGTGCAGAGTTTGCCTACACCTGGCGTAATGTGCATGCCTTTGGCGAATACGCCATGAACCCTGGTGGCGGCAAGGCGTATGTGGCAGGGTTGCTCACCAGTGTTGATCCTCGCTTAGACCTGTCGTTGCAGGTGCGCAACATTGACCGTAATTATCACAGTTTGTATGCCAATGCATTTACCGAAAGCACCACGCCAATCAATGAACGGGGGATGTTTTTCGGGGCATCGCTGCGGCCGCTGCGTACCATTCGCATAGATGCCTATGCCGATTTGTACAGTTTTCCCTGGCTGAAGTTTCGGGTAGACCGGCCTTCGAAAGGGAAGGACTATGTGGTACAGTTTACCTGGAAGCCCAACAAACAAGTGGAAGTCTACACCCGCTACCGCAGCGAAACCAAAGCCATCAACTACAGCAATACCAATTTGCCCACGGCACTCACCCAAGATGTGGCCCGCCAAAACTGGCGTACACATGCGGTGCTGAAAGTGTCGCCGGCTGTAACGCTGCGGGCCCGTACCGAAATGGTGTGGTACGACCGTAAAGGCGCACAGGCCGAAGAAGGTTTTTTAGTGTTTGCCGACATGCTGTACAAGCCCATGATGCAACCGCTGTCGCTCAATTTCAGGTTGCAATATTTTGAAACCGACGATTACAATAGTCGTTTGTACGCTTTTGAAAATGATGTGCTGTATAGTTTTTCCATTCCGCCCTTTTACGACAAAGGGTACCGGGGTTATTTCAATATCAACTACGATATCAGCAAATCGGTCACGGCTTGGTTTCGACTGGCCCGCACCTGGTACACCGACCGAACCACGGTGGGTAGTGGCAACGATGAAATTTTGGGCAACCACAAAACAGATGTCCGCTTTCAGGTGTTGATCAGTTTGTAA